One window from the genome of Mesotoga sp. UBA6090 encodes:
- a CDS encoding F0F1 ATP synthase subunit C, translating to MDIGEGLMLMGKFIGAGLAMGIGAIGAGIGEGRIGASAMEAMARQPEMIGTLTTRMILADAIAETTGIYSLVIAFMILLVV from the coding sequence GTGGATATTGGAGAAGGTTTGATGTTGATGGGAAAGTTTATCGGTGCTGGACTTGCAATGGGAATAGGTGCAATCGGAGCCGGGATCGGTGAAGGTAGAATCGGTGCTAGTGCGATGGAAGCGATGGCAAGACAGCCGGAAATGATAGGAACACTGACAACCAGAATGATTCTGGCAGACGCAATTGCAGAGACCACCGGTATTTATTCTCTTGTCATAGCATTCATGATTCTTCTGGTAGTCTAA
- the atpB gene encoding F0F1 ATP synthase subunit A, whose translation MKLNLTRSDKVFLGGIFGGYIAVIIYIVATGYKFQLEGVGQRWIYQLPFGEGPLSRVNPLTIIMTWVVMAIIIFLATRVKVFKIIPGKKQSLLEVLLDYILDLVKGSVTRKEFVRPIFDIAASLFLFIIVSNFVASFPGINAIPLEGGGVKLTILSDTWYAPTSDLNMNLMLAFFVFVMSHVYAIKVKGWKNWGKSFFEPIWWMFPINLIGEIAKPLSHALRLFGNIMGGAILIVILGYLVKYIVLPAALWGIFGLFFGAIQALIFAILAIAYTSSLIE comes from the coding sequence GTGAAACTTAATCTAACCAGGTCCGACAAGGTATTTCTTGGAGGTATCTTTGGCGGATATATTGCCGTAATAATCTACATAGTTGCCACGGGCTACAAGTTCCAGCTTGAGGGTGTCGGCCAGAGGTGGATCTATCAGTTGCCTTTCGGAGAAGGACCCCTTAGCAGAGTCAATCCGCTTACGATAATAATGACCTGGGTCGTCATGGCGATAATCATATTCTTGGCAACGAGAGTGAAAGTCTTCAAGATTATTCCAGGCAAGAAACAGAGTCTTTTGGAAGTGCTGCTAGATTACATACTAGATCTTGTGAAAGGCTCGGTTACTAGGAAAGAGTTTGTGAGGCCGATATTTGACATAGCCGCTTCACTTTTCCTGTTCATTATCGTGTCGAATTTCGTAGCTAGTTTCCCCGGCATCAACGCGATTCCTCTGGAGGGAGGAGGGGTCAAGCTCACAATCCTCTCGGATACTTGGTACGCGCCCACTTCAGATCTCAATATGAACCTCATGCTCGCATTCTTCGTTTTTGTCATGAGCCACGTTTACGCTATAAAAGTGAAGGGCTGGAAGAACTGGGGCAAGAGTTTCTTTGAACCGATCTGGTGGATGTTTCCCATAAACTTGATTGGCGAGATAGCGAAGCCCTTATCCCATGCATTAAGGCTTTTTGGAAACATCATGGGAGGAGCGATCTTGATAGTCATCCTCGGATATCTAGTCAAGTACATTGTTCTGCCGGCGGCGTTGTGGGGTATCTTCGGACTGTTCTTTGGAGCTATCCAGGCATTGATATTTGCGATACTTGCAATAGCATATACTAGCTCATTAATAGAGTAA
- the atpH gene encoding ATP synthase F1 subunit delta → MKRILSLAAKYSNALFLSLPPSNREKARSQLHELSEIVSNAELSEFLFDPTLSAERKASILLSFVQKPLKQIERLVSLLVSMKRLELLADIEISFGARLLFESNRIDVEIDSPVELGTEEREEILKKVKEITGMEGVLKVNLNPNLIAGYVIRFRDEVIDTSLSGRLKRVSQELGSDPREVNE, encoded by the coding sequence GTGAAGAGAATCCTTTCTCTGGCCGCCAAGTATTCGAACGCGCTCTTTTTGAGCCTTCCTCCGTCCAATAGAGAGAAAGCACGATCTCAGCTGCATGAGCTTTCTGAGATTGTTTCTAATGCTGAACTCTCAGAGTTTCTTTTCGATCCGACGCTCTCGGCCGAGAGAAAGGCAAGCATTCTTCTGAGCTTCGTTCAAAAGCCTCTGAAACAGATAGAGAGATTAGTTTCTCTTCTTGTATCGATGAAGCGGCTTGAACTCCTGGCAGATATTGAAATCTCGTTTGGCGCTAGACTGCTTTTTGAAAGTAATAGGATAGATGTGGAAATTGATTCTCCAGTGGAACTCGGTACCGAAGAGAGAGAGGAAATTCTGAAGAAAGTCAAGGAAATAACGGGAATGGAAGGGGTTCTGAAGGTCAACCTTAACCCTAATCTAATCGCAGGATATGTGATCAGGTTCAGAGATGAAGTAATAGATACAAGTCTCAGCGGTCGTTTGAAGAGAGTGAGCCAGGAGCTGGGATCGGACCCTCGGGAGGTGAATGAGTGA
- the atpF gene encoding F0F1 ATP synthase subunit B, whose protein sequence is MIELNLTAILSILNFLLLFFVLKKLLFDKFFDVMKQRKEKIQSEIAEAEKMRTEANELKREYQAKIEEARSTSEEIVSRAEKQAEEIVRNAREDAQQEIQRMYKSAELQIQRERDEAAGEIKGAIVTAAVAMVGRFLQKEMDDTAKKQYAKRILESMGDKE, encoded by the coding sequence TTGATTGAACTTAATCTGACAGCCATATTGTCGATACTGAACTTTCTACTGCTCTTCTTTGTGCTGAAGAAGCTGCTTTTCGATAAGTTCTTTGATGTGATGAAGCAGCGCAAAGAGAAGATTCAGAGCGAAATCGCAGAAGCCGAAAAGATGCGGACTGAAGCAAATGAACTGAAGAGAGAATATCAAGCAAAGATCGAAGAAGCCCGTTCTACTTCCGAAGAGATCGTCTCTCGGGCTGAAAAACAGGCGGAGGAAATCGTAAGAAACGCGAGAGAAGATGCCCAACAGGAGATACAGAGAATGTACAAGTCTGCCGAGCTTCAGATTCAGCGTGAACGCGATGAGGCTGCCGGCGAAATCAAGGGCGCGATTGTGACCGCAGCCGTTGCAATGGTGGGAAGATTCCTTCAGAAGGAGATGGACGATACTGCCAAGAAGCAGTATGCAAAGAGGATTCTTGAGAGCATGGGTGACAAGGAGTGA
- the atpA gene encoding F0F1 ATP synthase subunit alpha, with protein MKISPSEITRVIQNQLEKTDIEFDYFEAGKVIQIGDGIARAYGLKGVMANELVKFENNVFGLALNLEEDNVGIVILGEYEQIKEGDLVRRTGRIMEVPTGPELLGRVVNPLGIPLDGKGPIKTENFRPVEVKATGVVMRKPVDTPLQTGIKAIDATIPIGRGQRELIIGDRQTGKTAMAIDAIINQKGQGVKCIYVAIGQKTASLARIIDKLNQFGAMEYTTIVFASASETASLSYLAPYAGAAMGEHFMFEGQDSLVIYDDLSKHAASYRELSLLLRRPPGREAYPGDVFYLHSRLLERAARLNENYGGGSLTALPIIETQANDVSAFIPTNVISITDGQIYLDPNLFYAGNRPAINVGLSVSRVGGAAQIKAMKKIAGSLRIELAQYRDLLSFAQFATELDKATRDQLTRGEKLTELLKQDQYVPMPVEEQVVVLYAGTKGYLDEMENSKISSFETSLLKTLRSSYSDVLNSIKEKKSIEHETETRLKMAIEETKKLFTERG; from the coding sequence GTGAAGATCAGTCCATCTGAGATTACGAGAGTTATACAGAATCAGTTAGAAAAGACTGATATAGAGTTTGATTATTTCGAAGCGGGAAAGGTCATCCAAATAGGTGACGGCATTGCAAGGGCTTACGGCCTCAAAGGCGTCATGGCAAATGAGCTGGTGAAATTCGAGAATAACGTCTTCGGTCTTGCGTTGAACCTTGAAGAGGACAATGTAGGAATTGTTATTCTAGGAGAATATGAGCAGATAAAGGAAGGCGATCTCGTCAGACGAACCGGAAGGATCATGGAAGTCCCCACAGGGCCGGAGCTTCTGGGAAGAGTCGTAAATCCTCTCGGGATCCCTCTAGATGGAAAGGGGCCGATCAAAACAGAGAATTTTAGACCTGTTGAAGTCAAGGCAACTGGCGTAGTAATGAGAAAACCGGTCGACACTCCTCTGCAGACCGGAATAAAAGCAATTGATGCGACAATCCCCATTGGAAGAGGGCAGAGAGAGTTGATAATTGGGGATAGGCAGACGGGGAAGACGGCCATGGCGATCGACGCGATAATAAACCAGAAGGGACAGGGCGTCAAGTGTATCTACGTTGCAATAGGACAGAAGACGGCCTCCCTTGCAAGGATTATCGATAAGCTGAACCAGTTTGGTGCGATGGAGTACACGACGATTGTCTTCGCTTCGGCTTCCGAAACGGCGTCGCTCTCCTATCTCGCTCCCTATGCGGGAGCTGCAATGGGCGAGCACTTCATGTTTGAAGGCCAGGACTCTCTTGTAATATATGACGACCTTTCCAAGCACGCGGCTTCCTACAGAGAACTCTCATTGCTGCTTAGAAGGCCGCCGGGAAGAGAGGCTTATCCCGGAGATGTCTTCTATCTACACTCCAGGTTGCTCGAGAGAGCGGCAAGACTGAACGAAAACTACGGCGGAGGATCGCTCACGGCGTTGCCCATAATTGAGACGCAGGCAAACGACGTATCGGCATTCATACCGACAAACGTGATATCCATAACCGATGGACAGATATACCTGGATCCAAACCTCTTCTACGCGGGAAATCGGCCGGCAATCAATGTTGGCCTTTCAGTTTCGAGGGTTGGAGGTGCTGCGCAGATAAAGGCAATGAAGAAGATTGCGGGAAGTCTTCGAATCGAGCTGGCTCAGTACAGAGATTTGCTCTCTTTTGCCCAGTTCGCGACTGAACTCGATAAAGCCACTCGCGACCAACTGACAAGGGGAGAGAAACTGACGGAACTTCTTAAACAGGATCAGTACGTCCCAATGCCCGTTGAAGAGCAGGTTGTCGTTCTTTATGCCGGAACCAAGGGCTATCTGGATGAGATGGAAAACTCAAAGATTTCGAGCTTCGAGACCTCTCTTCTGAAGACTCTTCGAAGCTCTTACAGTGATGTGCTGAATTCAATAAAAGAGAAGAAGTCAATCGAACATGAAACTGAGACTCGTCTTAAGATGGCTATAGAAGAGACTAAGAAACTGTTTACTGAGCGGGGATGA
- the atpG gene encoding ATP synthase F1 subunit gamma: MSKGKLRTIKKRIESTNSTMQITRAMEMVARAKINKVQKGLKFVRLYERAMERALTRAYFGDTNHPETGGQGDILLVVSSDMGLAGAFNAEIMKAAEREVERSDIIHIVTVGIKAESYFKKSGLPITAFSHFYDTPDLDEAAIIVDDIVDVMEEKKASGLKMVFSHFKNPLAQMPKTVRLLPVEDLEKPDNDLFDFEPEIEVLYKDVLNTWLVAKVLQGLYETKVGELFSRQSAMKNATENAKSMIEQLTLVRNKLRQSNITQEIIEVVNGAEALNG; this comes from the coding sequence GTGAGCAAGGGTAAACTGCGGACGATAAAGAAACGCATCGAGTCAACGAACTCGACGATGCAGATTACCCGCGCTATGGAGATGGTCGCGCGGGCAAAAATAAACAAAGTTCAAAAGGGGCTGAAGTTCGTCAGGCTATACGAAAGAGCGATGGAAAGGGCGCTTACCAGAGCTTACTTTGGAGATACGAACCATCCGGAAACCGGGGGACAAGGAGATATCCTTCTTGTAGTCAGCTCGGATATGGGGCTTGCCGGCGCTTTCAATGCCGAGATAATGAAGGCCGCAGAGCGCGAAGTTGAAAGATCGGATATCATACACATCGTTACGGTTGGCATCAAGGCAGAAAGCTATTTCAAGAAGAGCGGGTTGCCTATTACCGCTTTCAGTCATTTCTACGATACTCCCGATCTTGACGAGGCGGCGATCATCGTTGACGACATTGTCGATGTCATGGAAGAAAAGAAAGCGTCAGGCTTGAAAATGGTTTTCAGCCATTTCAAGAATCCTCTCGCTCAGATGCCCAAAACCGTCAGGCTGCTTCCAGTTGAAGATCTCGAAAAGCCCGACAATGACTTATTTGATTTTGAACCTGAAATCGAGGTTCTGTATAAAGATGTTCTTAATACATGGCTTGTGGCAAAGGTTCTTCAGGGCTTGTATGAAACGAAGGTCGGGGAGCTCTTCTCCAGACAATCCGCAATGAAGAATGCAACTGAGAATGCGAAAAGTATGATAGAACAGTTGACTTTGGTAAGAAACAAACTGCGCCAGTCGAATATCACTCAGGAGATAATAGAAGTTGTAAACGGCGCCGAGGCTCTTAACGGTTAA